A genomic window from Chitinophaga pollutisoli includes:
- a CDS encoding NAD(P)H-hydrate dehydratase, with protein MKILSAPQIREADAYTIAHEPVSGLLLMERAAAACADWILRRYAGSSRPFYIFCGPGNNGGDGLVIARLLAENGFAVQAWLVAAGNVSPDNLANQARVPFLQKINAPADFPHMEEPGVIIDALFGTGLNRPLDGWVAGIIHQINDQRGRQEIIAIDMPSGLMADQSSKGHACVHARYTITFEYWKLALLLPENGGFAGETVLMPIGLHPAYTAAVQTEFHLTDMEMIRTVYRPRDPFAHKGTYGHALLVAGSYGKMGAAVLAARAVMRAGAGLLTVHIPRCGYEIMQTAFPEAMCETEELASHSAHFDEPFRLRRAPDYDVIGIGPGIGTDPSTAKAFERLLGHWQGPLVLDADALNILSKWPSLMPLVPKLSILTPHPKEFERLFGAAGDHFERLALLRAKAKEWQWYILLKGRFTAMACPDGSVFFNPTGNPGMATAGSGDVLTGILTGLLAQGYGPKAALILGAWLHGKAGDLAAAISPESLIASDIVDYLANAYAEIQQ; from the coding sequence ATGAAAATCTTATCCGCCCCGCAAATCCGTGAAGCCGACGCTTACACGATCGCACATGAGCCCGTTTCGGGACTGCTGCTCATGGAGCGCGCGGCGGCGGCGTGTGCGGACTGGATCTTGCGCAGGTATGCGGGCAGCTCCCGCCCTTTCTATATTTTCTGCGGGCCGGGGAATAATGGCGGCGACGGGCTCGTGATCGCCCGGCTGCTGGCGGAGAATGGTTTTGCCGTGCAAGCGTGGCTCGTGGCGGCGGGGAATGTTTCACCCGACAACCTCGCCAACCAGGCGCGCGTTCCCTTTTTACAAAAGATTAATGCCCCTGCGGATTTCCCGCACATGGAAGAACCCGGCGTGATCATCGACGCGCTTTTCGGGACGGGCCTCAACCGCCCGCTGGACGGCTGGGTGGCGGGGATCATCCACCAGATCAACGACCAGCGCGGTCGGCAGGAGATCATCGCGATCGATATGCCTTCCGGGCTGATGGCGGATCAAAGTTCCAAAGGCCATGCGTGCGTTCATGCCCGTTATACCATCACATTCGAATACTGGAAACTTGCGCTGTTGCTGCCGGAGAACGGCGGGTTCGCCGGGGAAACGGTGTTGATGCCCATCGGCCTGCACCCGGCGTATACAGCGGCGGTGCAAACGGAATTCCATCTGACGGATATGGAGATGATCCGGACGGTTTACCGGCCGAGGGATCCCTTCGCGCACAAAGGCACTTACGGCCATGCGCTGCTGGTGGCGGGAAGTTATGGCAAGATGGGCGCAGCGGTGCTGGCAGCCCGTGCTGTGATGCGTGCAGGCGCAGGCTTGCTGACGGTACATATTCCGCGTTGCGGCTATGAAATTATGCAAACGGCGTTCCCCGAGGCCATGTGCGAAACGGAGGAACTGGCATCGCATTCCGCACATTTCGACGAGCCTTTCCGCCTGCGCCGCGCGCCGGATTACGACGTGATCGGGATCGGGCCAGGCATCGGGACGGACCCTTCCACCGCCAAAGCCTTCGAACGCCTGCTGGGCCACTGGCAGGGGCCATTGGTGCTGGATGCCGACGCACTCAATATCTTGTCCAAATGGCCGTCTTTAATGCCGCTGGTGCCGAAGCTCAGCATCCTCACCCCCCATCCGAAAGAGTTTGAAAGGCTTTTCGGGGCGGCCGGAGATCATTTTGAACGGCTGGCTCTGCTCCGCGCCAAAGCGAAGGAATGGCAGTGGTATATTTTGCTGAAGGGGCGGTTCACAGCGATGGCTTGTCCGGACGGGTCGGTATTTTTCAATCCCACGGGGAACCCAGGCATGGCGACCGCCGGCAGCGGCGACGTACTCACCGGAATACTGACGGGGCTCCTGGCCCAGGGGTACGGCCCTAAAGCCGCGCTGATCCTCGGCGCCTGGCTCCACGGAAAAGCCGGTGACCTGGCCGCAGCCATCTCCCCCGAATCCCTCATCGCTTCCGATATCGTCGATTACCTCGCCAACGCTTATGCGGAAATACAACAGTAG
- a CDS encoding glycosyltransferase family 4 protein, protein MKLLLIGQFAQQTGMARITRLLAEGLAARHEVHVLGVDAFQTAPFKGTFQLHYNPNPADVFGESVLPGLIDTVCPDAILLYCDIWFMGRYMASIRQTAHRCPVAGYVPVDGRLNHAAFAKGLEQLTSVVTFTAFGKQVLKECATSLGLNRLPPFRRMAVIPHPLDGGNFYSLPGSTAGRRIAAREALFPGRNELRRGFWVLNANKNQHRKRIDLTLRGFAEFARNKPENVRLCLHMATKLPSTDLEREARSLGIHDRLVLTAPGRRHPHWPTDKLNLLYNACDVGLNTAMGEGWGLVSMEHAAAGAPQVVPDHTACAEIWKSAAAMVPAQPHVYGNGWLTGGVVEPREIAEQLERLYNDNGHYHNLLQAGLRNATQVAWSQGAVTKMWEQHLEQILLTDHANIH, encoded by the coding sequence ATGAAACTCTTACTCATAGGACAATTCGCCCAACAAACGGGCATGGCGCGCATTACCCGACTGCTCGCAGAGGGACTGGCCGCCCGGCACGAAGTGCACGTGCTGGGGGTCGACGCATTCCAGACAGCACCATTCAAAGGCACTTTTCAGTTGCACTACAATCCCAACCCGGCGGACGTTTTCGGGGAATCCGTGCTGCCGGGATTAATTGACACCGTTTGTCCGGACGCGATATTGCTCTATTGCGATATCTGGTTCATGGGCAGGTACATGGCAAGCATCCGTCAGACGGCGCACCGTTGTCCGGTGGCGGGATATGTACCGGTTGACGGGCGCCTCAACCACGCGGCGTTCGCGAAAGGGCTGGAGCAGCTCACTTCGGTGGTGACGTTTACTGCCTTCGGGAAGCAGGTTTTGAAGGAATGCGCCACATCGCTGGGCCTGAACCGGTTGCCGCCATTCCGGCGGATGGCCGTGATCCCCCATCCGCTCGATGGCGGGAATTTTTATTCGCTGCCCGGAAGCACTGCGGGGCGGCGGATAGCGGCGCGGGAAGCGCTTTTCCCCGGTCGCAACGAGCTGCGCCGGGGCTTTTGGGTACTGAACGCGAACAAAAATCAGCACCGGAAACGCATAGACCTCACGCTGCGGGGCTTCGCGGAATTTGCGCGGAACAAGCCGGAAAACGTGCGGCTGTGCCTGCATATGGCCACAAAACTACCCAGCACGGACCTGGAGCGCGAGGCGCGGTCGCTGGGCATACACGACCGGCTGGTGCTCACTGCCCCGGGGCGCAGGCATCCGCATTGGCCAACGGACAAGCTCAACTTGCTATACAACGCCTGCGACGTGGGACTAAACACCGCCATGGGAGAAGGTTGGGGCCTGGTGAGCATGGAGCACGCGGCGGCGGGGGCGCCGCAAGTGGTACCCGATCATACCGCCTGCGCGGAAATCTGGAAAAGCGCCGCGGCGATGGTGCCGGCGCAGCCGCATGTGTACGGAAACGGTTGGCTGACAGGCGGAGTGGTGGAGCCGCGGGAGATCGCCGAGCAATTGGAGCGACTGTACAACGACAATGGCCATTACCACAACCTTCTGCAGGCGGGGCTCCGTAATGCCACGCAGGTGGCCTGGTCGCAGGGGGCCGTTACGAAAATGTGGGAACAACATTTAGAACAAATCCTTTTAACCGATCATGCAAACATTCATTAA
- a CDS encoding MAC/perforin domain-containing protein codes for MNIIPGADVVGFGFNILGEYDISSLTSQLFIHKTDQASTYTYAGITYAVPDNLAVVPNSNEYGTTEVFEGSQQFQQFFSAKAGVSASYGAFKGQFNAAYANTFNSNSSYWYCMSEASFNCWDLVLENSSFQWMSPNFSQDPSVETLPDVFNQENKEQFFQVFRKFGTHFVSQVICGGNLNYYEAVEKSYSSNEQEISANVSMEYKALFTSGKAESQAEWNQLGQNWANSRIVTIACTGGDASILNVLNPGFGDDYSNLYTNWSGSVNTNPAVMQFTLRPLSAMFSGQAADAVQQALIAYMNGAVLVEANANFTPGSGQNGSNFSTSASMICNGNIINPDPVIPPSTPQGWPVGALQVALLDRQTQEVQMCKIYYQDNNDFNNQPLIYTYMLQDIEQYGQGNYICVVSAFAVNLMNYPTAPFANWLASCGAALTGWKEYIGFTGSPGMVSYTCIGMKGLMPGKATESFSCTTDWYDSPWLVGSINAESEILLYDPMVMGKQVEEKVLQDKG; via the coding sequence ATGAACATTATTCCCGGCGCCGATGTCGTAGGTTTCGGCTTCAACATTTTGGGCGAATATGATATTTCTTCGCTCACTTCCCAGCTTTTCATCCACAAAACGGACCAGGCGTCTACTTACACGTATGCCGGCATTACGTATGCTGTGCCCGACAACCTGGCCGTAGTGCCCAATTCCAATGAATACGGCACCACGGAAGTATTCGAAGGATCGCAACAGTTCCAGCAATTCTTTTCCGCCAAAGCGGGGGTAAGCGCTTCTTACGGGGCGTTTAAAGGGCAGTTCAATGCCGCCTATGCCAACACTTTCAATTCCAATTCGAGCTATTGGTACTGCATGTCGGAAGCTTCGTTCAATTGCTGGGACCTGGTGCTGGAGAATTCTTCTTTCCAGTGGATGTCTCCCAACTTTTCGCAGGACCCGTCCGTAGAAACCCTCCCGGATGTTTTCAACCAGGAAAACAAGGAACAGTTCTTCCAGGTATTCCGCAAGTTCGGGACACACTTTGTTAGCCAGGTGATCTGCGGCGGCAACCTGAACTATTACGAAGCGGTGGAAAAGTCGTACAGCAGCAACGAACAGGAAATCAGCGCCAACGTTTCCATGGAATACAAGGCCCTGTTCACTTCCGGCAAAGCGGAATCTCAGGCGGAATGGAACCAGCTGGGGCAGAACTGGGCCAACAGCCGCATCGTTACGATCGCCTGCACCGGGGGCGACGCCAGCATCCTCAACGTTCTCAACCCGGGCTTCGGCGACGACTACAGCAACCTCTACACAAACTGGTCCGGCTCCGTGAACACCAATCCCGCGGTGATGCAATTCACCCTCCGCCCGTTGTCCGCCATGTTCTCCGGACAAGCTGCCGATGCCGTGCAACAGGCGCTCATCGCTTATATGAATGGCGCCGTGCTCGTGGAAGCCAACGCCAATTTCACACCGGGCTCGGGCCAGAACGGATCCAACTTCAGCACCAGCGCTTCCATGATCTGCAACGGCAACATCATCAACCCTGATCCCGTTATTCCTCCCTCCACGCCGCAAGGCTGGCCGGTAGGCGCGCTGCAGGTGGCTTTGCTCGACCGGCAAACGCAGGAAGTGCAGATGTGCAAGATCTATTACCAGGACAACAACGATTTCAACAACCAGCCGCTCATTTACACTTATATGTTGCAGGACATAGAGCAATACGGGCAGGGCAATTACATCTGCGTGGTGAGCGCCTTCGCGGTGAACCTCATGAACTACCCCACGGCTCCTTTCGCCAACTGGCTCGCGTCCTGCGGCGCCGCGCTTACCGGCTGGAAGGAATACATCGGGTTCACAGGCTCGCCGGGCATGGTCAGCTACACCTGTATCGGCATGAAAGGCCTGATGCCGGGCAAAGCCACCGAAAGCTTTTCCTGCACCACGGATTGGTACGACAGTCCCTGGCTGGTAGGCAGCATCAACGCCGAATCGGAAATCCTCCTGTACGATCCTATGGTTATGGGAAAACAGGTGGAGGAAAAAGTGCTGCAGGACAAAGGATAG
- a CDS encoding sodium-translocating pyrophosphatase has translation MSIAYIIPLFGLIALLFTAVQSAWVSRQDAGNERMQDIARHIAEGAMAFLKAEYKILTYFVIIAALLLGYMGFSHENSDWTIALAFIIGAIFSATAGFIGMRIATKANVRTAQAARTSLSKALKVSFTGGSVMGMGVAGLAVLGLGGLFIILKAYFGAEANTAEMVKTIEVLTGFSLGAESIALFARVGGGIYTKAADVGADLVGKVEAGIPEDDPRNPATIADNVGDNVGDVAGMGADLFGSYVATVLATMVLGSEARTADNFGGLSPILLPMVIAGMGIIFSILATFFVRISDSAGLSTSAVQKALNMGNWGSIVLTAIACVGLVYWILPAEPFYLQRDWIGGDALREGAIAITQNGVLGAIFVGLAVGTLMSIITEYYTAMGKRPVMSIIRQSSTGHATNVIGGLAVGMESTLLPIIVLAAGIYGSYACAGLYGVAIAAAGMMATTAMQLAIDAFGPIADNAGGIAEMSELPKDVREKTDILDAVGNTTAATGKGFAIASAALTALALFAAFVGVAGISGIDIYKADVLAGLFIGAMIPFIFSSLAIRAVGEAAMSMVEEVRRQFRTIPGIMEGTGKPEYDKCVAISTEASIRKMMLPGAIALASPLIIGFIFGPEVLGGFLAGATVSGVLMGMFQNNAGGAWDNAKKSFEKGVEINGETYYKKSEPHKASVTGDTVGDPFKDTSGPSMNILIKLMSIVSLVIAPTLAEIHVHKQEPPVAKQKPAPEAPAKEVAAVKF, from the coding sequence ATGAGTATAGCTTACATTATTCCACTGTTCGGACTGATTGCACTATTATTTACCGCGGTACAGAGCGCCTGGGTTTCCCGTCAGGATGCAGGAAACGAGCGGATGCAGGACATTGCCAGGCATATAGCGGAAGGCGCCATGGCCTTCTTGAAAGCTGAGTACAAGATCCTCACCTATTTTGTGATCATAGCGGCCCTTTTATTGGGCTACATGGGTTTTTCGCATGAAAACTCGGACTGGACGATCGCGCTGGCGTTTATCATTGGCGCCATTTTCTCCGCGACGGCCGGTTTCATCGGTATGAGAATCGCCACCAAAGCCAATGTACGTACCGCGCAGGCGGCGCGCACCTCGCTCTCCAAAGCCCTGAAGGTTTCCTTCACCGGCGGCTCCGTGATGGGCATGGGCGTGGCGGGCCTGGCCGTGCTGGGGCTCGGCGGGTTGTTCATCATCCTCAAAGCTTATTTCGGCGCGGAAGCCAATACGGCCGAAATGGTAAAAACCATTGAAGTACTCACCGGTTTCTCGCTCGGCGCGGAAAGCATCGCGCTGTTCGCCCGTGTGGGTGGCGGTATTTATACCAAAGCGGCCGACGTAGGCGCCGACCTCGTGGGTAAAGTGGAAGCCGGCATTCCGGAAGACGATCCGCGCAACCCCGCCACCATCGCCGATAACGTGGGCGACAACGTGGGCGACGTAGCCGGTATGGGCGCCGACCTCTTCGGTTCCTACGTAGCCACCGTGCTTGCCACGATGGTGCTGGGCAGCGAGGCGCGCACGGCCGACAACTTCGGCGGCCTGTCTCCCATCCTGCTCCCCATGGTAATCGCCGGAATGGGCATCATCTTCAGCATTCTCGCCACCTTCTTTGTGCGCATCAGCGACAGCGCCGGTCTTAGCACCAGCGCCGTACAGAAAGCGCTCAATATGGGTAACTGGGGCTCCATTGTACTGACGGCGATCGCTTGCGTGGGCCTCGTATACTGGATCCTGCCCGCCGAGCCTTTCTACCTGCAACGCGACTGGATCGGCGGCGACGCACTCCGTGAAGGCGCTATCGCCATTACGCAGAACGGCGTGCTGGGCGCGATCTTCGTAGGACTGGCTGTGGGTACGCTCATGAGCATCATTACCGAATACTATACCGCGATGGGCAAGCGCCCCGTGATGTCCATCATCCGCCAGTCTTCCACCGGCCACGCAACGAATGTGATCGGCGGTTTGGCCGTTGGGATGGAATCCACCCTCCTCCCCATCATCGTGCTGGCGGCCGGTATCTACGGTTCCTACGCCTGCGCCGGCTTATATGGTGTTGCGATCGCGGCAGCGGGCATGATGGCCACCACGGCCATGCAACTGGCCATTGACGCCTTCGGCCCCATCGCCGACAATGCGGGCGGTATCGCTGAGATGAGCGAACTGCCGAAAGACGTTCGTGAAAAAACCGACATCCTCGACGCGGTAGGCAACACCACGGCCGCTACCGGTAAAGGTTTCGCCATCGCTTCCGCGGCACTCACCGCACTGGCGCTCTTCGCCGCTTTCGTAGGCGTAGCGGGCATTTCCGGTATCGATATTTATAAAGCCGACGTACTTGCCGGCCTGTTCATCGGCGCGATGATCCCCTTCATCTTCTCTTCCCTCGCCATCCGCGCGGTAGGCGAAGCGGCGATGTCGATGGTGGAAGAAGTACGCCGCCAGTTCCGCACCATTCCCGGAATCATGGAAGGCACCGGCAAACCGGAATACGACAAATGCGTAGCCATTTCCACTGAGGCTTCTATTCGTAAAATGATGCTTCCCGGAGCCATTGCGCTCGCATCCCCCCTCATTATCGGCTTCATCTTCGGACCTGAAGTGCTCGGCGGTTTCCTCGCAGGCGCCACCGTGAGCGGCGTGCTCATGGGCATGTTCCAAAACAACGCCGGCGGCGCCTGGGACAATGCCAAGAAATCTTTCGAGAAAGGCGTAGAGATCAACGGTGAAACTTATTACAAGAAATCCGAGCCGCACAAGGCTTCCGTAACCGGCGACACCGTAGGCGATCCTTTCAAAGACACCTCCGGCCCGTCCATGAACATCCTCATCAAACTGATGTCGATCGTTTCGCTGGTAATTGCTCCTACCCTGGCCGAAATCCACGTGCACAAGCAGGAACCACCGGTTGCCAAACAAAAGCCGGCTCCCGAAGCGCCTGCCAAGGAAGTAGCCGCAGTGAAATTCTAA
- a CDS encoding OstA-like protein, translating into MFKLTIPGLVLIGGIGAAGAITSPETSPGRYQAHYQEDTSKLIHLNRAKSFVNLRTDSSEVQRFVGDVEFRQGTSLLNCDSAMLDKSKNIIYAWGRVHLNQADSVHTYSDVLTYYGTERRAMLTGNAKLTDNKIVLTSPAINYELNSKIGTYNLGGKLVNDSTVLTSREGIYYGETKDVYFKKEVVVIDPGFTLGTDTLMYNTETKIATIMAPTTINDGKMTMYVTDGYYNTDQGYGQFSQRPVIEDSTNTFTANEIQTDKATGISIATGNMIWRDTAQKIAVLANYGIINQQQKTVLATQQPVTLIEGKTDTLFVRGDTLFSGVIPRTIDSAALQTDSLGMLAKKDTTTQQDTTEKRFIIAYHNVKIFSDSLQGVCDSLYYSGVDSTFRLYRDPVLWANSNQLIGDTIFLFTKNRKADRLLLDNNAMIINEVGPDMFNQIKGNTILGYFGEEKLDSMYVNGNSENVYYVQDDDSAFISVNKLLTANTRVYFEKGELERIVFVKEPEGTMYPLSQIPQEEKKLKGFRWEVGRRPKSKYELLGQ; encoded by the coding sequence ATGTTCAAACTTACGATACCAGGCCTCGTTCTCATCGGCGGAATAGGCGCGGCCGGGGCCATCACCTCGCCCGAAACTTCGCCGGGCCGGTACCAGGCGCACTATCAGGAAGATACATCCAAACTGATCCATCTGAACAGAGCGAAAAGCTTTGTCAATCTCCGGACCGATTCCAGCGAGGTACAACGCTTCGTGGGCGACGTGGAATTCCGGCAGGGCACCAGCCTGCTGAATTGCGACTCCGCCATGCTCGATAAAAGCAAAAACATCATTTATGCGTGGGGGCGCGTCCACCTCAACCAGGCCGACAGCGTGCATACGTATTCCGATGTGTTGACCTACTACGGAACAGAGCGCAGGGCCATGCTCACCGGCAACGCCAAACTGACGGATAACAAAATCGTCCTCACCTCCCCCGCCATCAATTACGAACTGAACAGCAAAATCGGGACGTACAACCTCGGCGGCAAACTCGTCAACGATTCCACCGTGCTCACGAGCCGCGAAGGGATCTATTACGGGGAAACGAAGGACGTGTATTTCAAGAAAGAAGTCGTGGTGATCGATCCCGGGTTTACGCTCGGTACCGACACGCTCATGTACAACACCGAAACCAAAATCGCGACCATCATGGCGCCGACGACGATCAACGACGGCAAAATGACCATGTACGTGACCGACGGTTATTACAATACCGACCAGGGTTACGGCCAATTTAGCCAGCGCCCCGTGATTGAAGACAGCACCAATACCTTCACGGCCAACGAGATCCAGACCGATAAAGCGACCGGCATATCGATCGCCACGGGTAATATGATCTGGCGCGACACCGCCCAGAAAATAGCCGTGCTGGCCAATTACGGCATCATCAACCAGCAACAGAAAACGGTGCTGGCCACCCAGCAGCCCGTTACACTGATCGAAGGCAAAACGGATACCCTGTTCGTGCGGGGCGACACCCTCTTTTCCGGCGTGATTCCCAGAACAATCGACAGCGCCGCGCTGCAGACCGACAGTTTGGGTATGCTTGCCAAAAAAGACACCACCACGCAACAGGACACCACCGAAAAGCGGTTCATCATCGCCTATCACAACGTGAAAATATTCTCCGACTCGCTGCAGGGTGTGTGCGACAGCCTGTACTATTCCGGCGTCGATTCCACGTTCCGGCTTTACCGCGATCCCGTATTGTGGGCCAACAGCAACCAACTGATCGGCGACACGATTTTCCTGTTTACCAAAAACCGCAAGGCCGACCGCCTCCTGCTCGACAATAACGCCATGATCATCAATGAAGTGGGGCCAGATATGTTCAACCAGATCAAAGGCAACACCATTCTCGGTTATTTCGGGGAAGAAAAGCTGGATTCCATGTACGTCAACGGTAACTCCGAAAACGTATACTACGTGCAGGACGACGACAGTGCTTTCATTTCCGTGAATAAACTGTTGACGGCCAATACCCGCGTTTATTTCGAGAAAGGCGAGCTCGAAAGGATCGTTTTTGTGAAAGAACCCGAAGGAACGATGTATCCCTTATCCCAGATCCCGCAGGAAGAAAAAAAGCTGAAGGGATTCCGCTGGGAAGTTGGCCGCAGGCCCAAATCCAAATATGAACTGCTCGGACAGTAA
- the nhaA gene encoding Na+/H+ antiporter NhaA — protein sequence MKLFSIKDRLLSPIWQFLHDSRAVGIVLIVCTVVSMILANSAWGTGYTTFFSNLFDPQTGHHLEWNGLHLPNSWLLWINDGLMVLFFFLVGMEIKRELISGELASIRKSILPVLAAVGGMVAPALIYALFNSQTDYNHGWGIPMATDIAFSLGVLSLLGNRVPLPLKIFLTALAIIDDLGAILTIAIFYTDELHTTYLLAGAGIIALLAVFNLLKVKHLIFYIVPGVVLWYCVFNSGIHATIAGVALAFCIPMSKISMLEHNLHDPVNFIIMPLFALANTAIIFPNDLISAFSHTVSYGIIAGLVLGKPLGIFGMSFLAVKLRIASKPDQTSWKQLWGVGMIAGIGFTMSIFIASLAFNEADIQVVSIMSVILASLIASVAGFIFLKRLK from the coding sequence ATGAAGCTATTCTCCATTAAGGACCGTTTACTATCGCCTATCTGGCAATTTTTGCATGACAGCCGCGCCGTCGGCATTGTACTCATCGTTTGCACGGTAGTGTCCATGATTTTGGCAAACTCCGCATGGGGAACAGGATATACCACTTTCTTTTCCAATCTTTTCGACCCGCAAACCGGCCACCATCTTGAGTGGAACGGCTTGCACCTGCCCAACTCCTGGCTGTTGTGGATCAACGACGGGCTGATGGTGCTATTTTTCTTCCTGGTGGGCATGGAAATAAAGAGGGAGCTCATTTCCGGGGAGCTCGCTTCTATACGCAAATCGATCCTGCCGGTATTGGCGGCGGTTGGCGGGATGGTTGCGCCCGCGCTGATTTATGCCCTGTTCAATAGCCAGACCGACTACAATCATGGCTGGGGCATCCCCATGGCCACTGACATCGCCTTTTCACTCGGTGTGCTGTCGCTGCTAGGCAACCGCGTGCCCCTGCCCCTGAAGATCTTCCTGACCGCCCTCGCCATCATCGACGACCTCGGCGCGATCCTGACGATCGCCATTTTTTATACCGACGAGCTGCATACCACGTACCTGCTCGCTGGCGCAGGGATCATCGCTTTGCTGGCAGTGTTCAACTTGTTGAAAGTAAAGCATCTTATTTTCTATATCGTGCCCGGCGTCGTGCTGTGGTACTGCGTTTTCAATTCGGGGATCCATGCCACGATCGCGGGCGTTGCGCTGGCGTTCTGCATCCCGATGAGCAAGATCTCCATGCTGGAACATAACCTGCACGACCCGGTGAATTTCATCATCATGCCGTTATTCGCGCTGGCCAATACGGCGATCATTTTTCCCAACGATTTGATATCCGCCTTCTCGCATACCGTGAGCTACGGTATTATCGCGGGATTGGTGCTGGGCAAGCCGCTGGGCATTTTCGGCATGAGCTTCCTGGCGGTGAAGCTGCGTATCGCCAGCAAGCCCGACCAAACCAGCTGGAAGCAACTCTGGGGCGTGGGCATGATCGCCGGAATCGGGTTTACGATGAGCATTTTCATCGCTTCGCTCGCATTTAATGAAGCGGATATCCAGGTTGTATCCATCATGTCGGTGATACTCGCCTCGCTGATCGCTTCCGTAGCCGGATTTATCTTTTTGAAACGTTTAAAATAA
- a CDS encoding MlaD family protein: MLKVNNETKVGILTVIAIVLLVLGFNILKGRSLFSTKKTIYAVYTQVNGLQPSNAVMVNGLGIGTVQSLEVMDQRAGRILVTLQINKNIEIPKNSVARISADLLGTRKVEIDFGNTEEVLKNKDTIYAAVDGSITDALKEQLSPLVKKLETTLGAVDTLLLTVNSVFDTTTKHNIRQAVAGLNGTLNNLNNATRNINGMLADGGKIAGTFDNFNAVSANLKNNNDKISNILTNFDKASGSLAGGQIDSTLASLHSTISRLNEVAGKISSTDGSLGLLMNDRQVYNNLQHSLGSLNKLLEDLRYNPWRYVHLSVFGRKNKVVPIPSDSATAQ, encoded by the coding sequence ATGCTGAAAGTTAATAATGAAACGAAAGTAGGTATTCTGACCGTGATCGCCATCGTGCTGCTTGTGCTGGGGTTCAACATCCTCAAAGGCAGAAGCCTCTTTTCCACTAAAAAGACCATCTACGCTGTATATACGCAGGTAAACGGCCTGCAGCCCTCCAACGCCGTTATGGTCAACGGCCTGGGGATCGGCACCGTCCAGAGCCTCGAAGTGATGGACCAGCGCGCAGGGCGCATCCTCGTTACCCTGCAAATCAATAAAAACATCGAAATCCCCAAAAACTCCGTGGCCCGCATCAGCGCCGACCTGCTCGGCACCCGGAAAGTGGAGATCGATTTCGGGAACACCGAAGAAGTCCTCAAAAACAAGGACACCATTTACGCCGCGGTCGACGGTTCCATCACCGACGCCCTGAAAGAACAACTTTCCCCCCTCGTCAAGAAACTGGAGACCACCCTCGGCGCCGTGGATACCCTGCTGCTGACAGTCAACTCCGTGTTCGACACCACCACCAAGCATAACATCCGCCAGGCGGTAGCCGGCCTCAACGGGACGCTGAACAATCTCAACAACGCCACCCGGAATATCAACGGCATGCTGGCCGACGGCGGCAAGATCGCCGGTACGTTCGACAACTTCAACGCCGTTTCCGCGAACCTGAAAAACAATAACGACAAGATTTCCAATATCCTCACCAATTTCGACAAGGCATCCGGCTCGCTTGCCGGCGGCCAGATCGATTCCACCCTGGCCTCGCTGCACAGCACCATTTCGAGGCTGAACGAAGTGGCCGGGAAGATCAGCAGCACCGACGGTTCGCTGGGCCTCCTCATGAACGACCGCCAGGTGTACAACAACCTCCAGCATTCGCTCGGCAGCCTCAACAAGCTCCTGGAAGACCTGCGGTACAATCCCTGGAGATACGTACACCTCAGCGTGTTCGGCAGAAAAAACAAGGTAGTGCCCATTCCTTCCGATTCCGCCACCGCACAATGA